Proteins encoded within one genomic window of Salipaludibacillus agaradhaerens:
- a CDS encoding DUF2759 domain-containing protein: MIMGIITLLITIFAIIGGYKELKRKNFFAVGFAAISVAVFGWFSIRTLIAFFLYGGGGTVG, from the coding sequence ATGATAATGGGAATCATTACGCTCCTGATCACTATTTTTGCTATTATTGGGGGCTACAAGGAATTAAAGCGTAAAAATTTCTTTGCTGTAGGTTTTGCCGCAATTTCAGTGGCTGTGTTTGGATGGTTTTCAATCCGTACATTAATAGCCTTCTTTTTATACGGCGGTGGGGGAACTGTCGGGTAA
- a CDS encoding MTH1187 family thiamine-binding protein — protein MAIADVTIMPLGAGTTSVSDVVAEVHRLLKSSKLTINYQLTPMSTILEGEVDDLYEILKQIQEVPFNLGHKRVAMNIRIDDRRDKVSSMKSKVAVVNKKLIDGTD, from the coding sequence TTGGCAATAGCTGATGTAACCATTATGCCTTTAGGAGCTGGGACAACAAGTGTGTCTGATGTAGTGGCTGAAGTACATCGCCTTTTAAAGAGCTCAAAGTTGACAATTAACTATCAATTAACACCGATGAGTACAATTCTAGAAGGAGAAGTTGATGATTTATATGAGATTCTTAAGCAGATTCAAGAGGTGCCTTTTAACTTAGGCCACAAACGTGTCGCAATGAATATTCGCATAGATGATCGAAGAGATAAAGTGTCATCAATGAAAAGTAAGGTAGCAGTGGTAAATAAAAAATTAATAGATGGAACGGATTAA
- a CDS encoding YqgQ family protein, with protein sequence MTYFELVTFIRNYQSYIYTGDKLADLALLEEEVSELYRLGIIDTNFYKEARLILLEEKKTKQRRDVN encoded by the coding sequence ATGACTTATTTTGAATTAGTAACATTTATTCGTAACTATCAGAGTTATATTTACACTGGAGATAAACTTGCAGATTTAGCTCTTCTCGAAGAAGAAGTGAGTGAGCTCTATCGACTTGGTATAATTGATACAAATTTTTACAAGGAAGCACGTCTTATTCTTTTAGAAGAAAAAAAAACCAAACAAAGAAGGGACGTTAATTAG
- a CDS encoding YqgU-like beta propeller domain-containing protein — MVYLCMLFLLTACVGDVDQGQRKDTESVPVQDSLAVKAIEVESPVNPEVVGWFDSDHILYNVSEGNGKSSLFRHHLYSGESTFFASFNGIIEAVYPNENYSLFAVKVSESYAEKTLFIVDEHGTEILSKSIEGVDFSFSWNPYEDTTAALGMLDETFNTQLYMIHLGGEEWKTVMDFPYYSQWVGKEKLAYLNWQDNPYGFKAPLNVWHVASPFSSFDSDQRLHDEVIMFYGLSSDYYLTVSTEEESRLISRFQLHDLNTKEPLEEWESPSFMTESGDWWVPELSYQNNVLYYYEPISDNSRFSLVMLEIKSMEKQELDTFSESSSIEISPDGQFILTGEKLDILLNVETDESDFLIP, encoded by the coding sequence ATGGTGTATTTATGTATGTTGTTCCTCCTAACGGCTTGTGTAGGGGATGTGGATCAGGGACAGAGAAAAGATACTGAGTCAGTTCCTGTACAAGATAGCCTAGCTGTTAAAGCAATAGAAGTGGAAAGTCCTGTTAACCCTGAAGTGGTGGGCTGGTTTGATAGCGATCATATTCTATATAATGTTTCAGAAGGGAACGGTAAGAGTTCGTTATTCCGCCATCACCTTTATAGCGGTGAGTCAACATTTTTTGCTTCTTTTAATGGCATAATAGAAGCAGTCTATCCTAATGAAAATTATTCTCTATTCGCTGTTAAAGTTAGTGAATCTTATGCGGAGAAAACATTATTTATAGTTGATGAACATGGAACAGAGATTTTGTCTAAAAGCATTGAAGGTGTAGATTTTTCATTTTCTTGGAACCCATACGAAGATACGACCGCCGCTTTAGGTATGCTTGATGAGACATTTAATACTCAGTTATATATGATTCATTTAGGCGGTGAGGAATGGAAGACGGTCATGGATTTTCCTTATTATTCTCAATGGGTAGGGAAAGAAAAATTGGCCTATTTAAATTGGCAAGATAATCCTTATGGTTTTAAAGCACCTTTGAATGTGTGGCATGTAGCATCGCCTTTTTCGTCGTTTGACAGTGATCAAAGACTTCATGATGAGGTGATCATGTTTTATGGGTTATCGTCAGATTACTATTTAACAGTTTCTACAGAAGAAGAATCTCGTTTAATATCAAGGTTTCAGCTTCATGATTTGAATACAAAAGAACCTTTAGAAGAGTGGGAGTCTCCCTCGTTTATGACCGAATCTGGAGACTGGTGGGTTCCAGAACTGAGTTATCAAAATAATGTCCTCTATTATTATGAGCCAATTAGCGATAACTCACGTTTTTCGCTAGTGATGCTAGAGATCAAGTCTATGGAGAAACAGGAATTAGATACCTTTTCTGAATCATCATCCATCGAAATCTCGCCTGACGGACAGTTCATATTAACAGGAGAGAAATTAGACATACTTCTTAATGTAGAAACAGATGAATCCGACTTTTTAATACCGTAA
- a CDS encoding ROK family glucokinase yields MTNSVYAGIDIGGTTVKLAFITKEGDIISKWEIPTNRTEKGRYITADIAQTVKEKAVELKIDYKSLKAAGVGAPGYIDVENGIIIEAVNLGWKDYHIQSELETLLNIPIVVDNDANLAAAGEKWKGAGAGAEDLVAITLGTGVGGGIIARGKIIHGKSGLAGEIGHVTSVKEGGEHCNCGKRGCLETVASATGIARLGMKAIQESREHEGYLQKQLLTAGTLTAKDVFDGAKNEDETALHVVKIAADHLGFALSNLANSLNPQTIVIGGGVSKAGTFLLDFVSDSFKKYAIPLVARETDINIATLGNDAGVIGAVWLAKETYGSE; encoded by the coding sequence ATGACAAATAGCGTGTATGCAGGAATTGATATTGGAGGTACGACAGTCAAGTTAGCGTTTATTACAAAAGAAGGAGATATAATTTCCAAATGGGAAATTCCTACAAATAGAACGGAAAAGGGAAGGTATATTACAGCAGATATTGCGCAAACAGTTAAGGAGAAGGCTGTCGAGTTAAAAATAGATTACAAGAGTCTTAAAGCCGCCGGTGTTGGCGCTCCTGGTTATATTGATGTAGAAAATGGGATTATTATTGAAGCGGTTAATTTGGGGTGGAAAGACTATCATATCCAATCTGAACTAGAGACTTTATTAAATATACCTATCGTTGTAGACAATGATGCTAACCTGGCAGCGGCTGGAGAAAAGTGGAAAGGCGCAGGCGCAGGTGCTGAGGATCTTGTGGCTATTACACTTGGTACAGGTGTAGGTGGAGGTATCATTGCCCGTGGGAAAATTATACATGGAAAAAGCGGCTTAGCTGGAGAAATTGGCCATGTGACGTCGGTAAAAGAAGGCGGAGAGCATTGTAACTGTGGTAAAAGAGGTTGTCTTGAAACAGTAGCATCGGCTACTGGTATTGCTCGCCTTGGTATGAAAGCGATTCAAGAAAGCAGAGAGCACGAAGGTTATTTACAAAAACAATTGTTAACAGCAGGGACTCTAACCGCTAAAGATGTGTTTGATGGTGCCAAAAACGAAGACGAAACAGCTCTGCACGTCGTTAAAATTGCAGCAGATCACTTAGGGTTTGCACTTTCAAATCTTGCGAACTCTTTAAATCCTCAAACGATAGTGATTGGTGGCGGCGTGTCCAAAGCAGGTACATTTTTACTCGACTTTGTTAGTGATTCGTTTAAAAAATATGCGATTCCCTTAGTAGCAAGAGAGACAGATATAAATATTGCAACGTTAGGAAATGACGCTGGTGTTATTGGAGCGGTATGGCTAGCAAAAGAGACTTATGGCAGTGAATGA
- a CDS encoding ABC transporter permease: protein MMTGLILGGVASIEAIRCQIVIWLSIFSVVPCYRCFLLPFFL, encoded by the coding sequence ATGATGACCGGTCTTATACTTGGGGGAGTGGCCTCTATTGAAGCTATAAGGTGTCAAATCGTCATTTGGCTCAGTATTTTTTCTGTAGTACCATGTTACCGCTGTTTTCTTTTACCATTTTTTCTTTAA
- a CDS encoding YueI family protein — protein sequence MSNEKLEDILKKGMYGTPQLRPEERKLFLSSFAERVYLALTKSQVRHRGIYAEAETMMTQQKNAKLLINGGLSYHEYSNYIQTANKHHIPFTIVNDGRESPLGIVLAADSPVNREDSMFVKDDLYHDDMS from the coding sequence ATGTCTAACGAGAAATTAGAGGATATTCTAAAAAAAGGAATGTATGGAACACCTCAATTAAGACCTGAAGAACGCAAATTATTTTTATCCTCTTTTGCAGAAAGGGTTTATTTAGCATTAACAAAATCACAAGTCCGACACCGAGGAATTTATGCCGAAGCTGAGACAATGATGACGCAACAGAAAAATGCCAAGCTTCTAATTAATGGCGGATTAAGTTACCATGAATACAGTAATTATATTCAGACTGCTAATAAACATCATATCCCCTTCACAATTGTGAATGATGGACGCGAATCTCCATTAGGAATAGTTCTCGCAGCGGATAGCCCTGTAAACAGAGAAGATAGCATGTTTGTTAAAGACGATTTATATCATGATGACATGTCGTAA